From Candidatus Ancaeobacter aquaticus, one genomic window encodes:
- a CDS encoding energy transducer TonB — protein sequence MKNSILKTTIFFSCACHVVFLGIPGYIFVSPAPPVMPEVVVLIDTEIPALLPEVKEMAEVKELFEQEEKSVKEVTRDLPVETEMIDTVEIFEEEPLEPLLEAVKEELIIHELVQNEKSLPDDLIEQEKVISDEVHDELLFRYKDLVKRKIEKARRYPYWARKKKIEGTVYVQFSIKRDGSYSDVTLIRSSGKSILDRESTKTIERVKRFPAIPEGIRFSSIVIEVPIVFNLSENE from the coding sequence ATGAAAAATAGCATATTAAAAACAACAATATTCTTTTCGTGTGCTTGTCATGTGGTGTTTTTGGGAATTCCGGGGTATATATTTGTTTCACCGGCACCTCCTGTAATGCCAGAGGTTGTGGTGTTGATTGATACAGAAATACCTGCGCTGTTACCTGAAGTAAAAGAAATGGCGGAAGTGAAAGAACTATTTGAGCAGGAAGAAAAGAGTGTCAAAGAAGTTACTCGTGACCTCCCGGTAGAAACCGAGATGATTGATACGGTTGAGATTTTTGAAGAAGAACCTCTCGAGCCTCTTCTTGAAGCGGTTAAAGAAGAGCTTATTATACACGAGCTAGTCCAAAATGAAAAATCGCTTCCTGATGATCTTATTGAACAGGAAAAAGTTATCTCAGACGAAGTGCATGATGAACTGCTATTTCGATATAAAGATCTTGTGAAACGTAAAATTGAGAAAGCTAGAAGGTATCCTTACTGGGCACGTAAGAAAAAGATTGAAGGGACCGTGTATGTTCAATTCAGTATTAAAAGGGATGGATCGTATAGTGATGTTACTCTGATCAGATCTTCTGGAAAATCTATTTTGGATAGAGAAAGCACCAAAACAATTGAGAGGGTTAAAAGATTTCCTGCTATACCAGAAGGGATCCGGTTTTCATCGATTGTTATAGAAGTTCCTATCGTATTTAATTTGAGTGAAAATGAATAA